A stretch of DNA from Cyprinus carpio isolate SPL01 chromosome A25, ASM1834038v1, whole genome shotgun sequence:
TCCAAACTCTGACATTgcagtgggtgttgcagttgaacagtccacaagtcatcaaataaagcgcacatccataataaaacgtgcctcacacggctccgtgggggtgaataaaggcctcctatagtgaatccattttttttttttgaaaatatccatatttcaaacgtaataaataCCTTTCTCTCACTTCCGATATCTGTCATATGCGGAAGCCATTACGGCGGATGACGTAGTACGTCGGCGTTGCGTGACAAATGCggagagaaaataaaacaaaacgcgGGTCACCAATTAGAAGCACTaaccgaggatttgtaaagaaaaatgatgaaggattttgatataaaccaagatgagactggttttcctttgctcctataaacaaactcgcgagactagcaCATCTCAGAGGCGCGCGAACTGCGCATACGTACTGCATCATCCGCCGGAAAGGCTTCCGCGTATGACAGATAagggaagtgagagaaaagtgttcattatgtttgaaatatagatataaatgatagagcttggaatatccaggacaatttttaatataacgccAACTGGgtgaacatttttgggtgaactatccctttaactgtcaattatgacaaaaaaaaatgctaaataataataaaaatataagttgtGGAAAATTAATTAGGTATTAGTCcaggtatttttattttgttaatgtccaagtttttttttctttccattattCTCAATCATGTTTGTCAGCATATCTTTAAAggaataaaatacttaaatgaatacaaataaataatatcaaaaacaactgaattaatttccatattcccattttattaaaacTCTCATAATCGTCATTACCAAAGGATCTTTGGTGTCCCACAAAATTCTTTTACAACACCTAATCCTCATTTTCACTAAATAAAGAACCAACTACACATTTATGGTAAGTCATAACAACACATCCCTCTTGTCTGGTCAGGAGAGAAAGttgaattctgtttttttccaccATCATGACTTCAGCTACAGTACCGATCCAGCAGTGAAAGCATATACATAACCACACATCCAACAAGAAcacaattacagttttaaaatgtcacaCTTTCTGTCGCCGTCAGCTATTCTCATCTGAGAGGCCTACAAATCTAAAACAAACCCTGCATGAAATGACTTCATAAAAATAAGGTGTGCATATGGTCAGAAATGAGTAAAATCAGGAAAAGATGTGTCATTGATGGAGTATAATGTAAAAAGGTCCTTCTCTCTTATaatagaagcattttttttaaatcaggattGCATTTATCATTCACACAAAGGGTAAAATAAATAATCGAAATGACAGCCAACACAACCAGACTTCAGAGTTACCAATATTTCTACCAATAACTAAAACACTCGACGGTCAAAAGGCTTATGTAGAAGCTATTCTAGTTTTGTCGCACCTCAGAGCGGATTTGTGGTTCAGTATGGAGGAGATTCCCCAAGGCACTGAACTCATGGAAAAAAACGCCAAAGGGTATGTGGTTTCTGAGAGGTTCCTCAGCTGCCATTGTTTGTGATGAGAACACAATCCATCAGAATCTTGCATCCAAAACCTTCAAAACATAAACCATTCCTATTTgggactgcttttttttttttttaacaaaaagatACTAATTCAAGCCAAGcagctaaaataaaatcttttacacaaataaaagcagaggGAGATAATTATATAAATGCTTGTTAACGAAAGGCCTGTGCATATGCATTGACAACTCAAATCACTAGAGTTGACCAATTGTACACGAGAATCTAATCAAGCACAATAGAGCACACAAGGCAAGTATGTCATAAAAAAACCAAACCCCACCCTGAAATatggatttaaatgttttttccctTGATTTATCAGCTCTACATTtacaatgctacatttatttataataaaacactcTAGGTTTAGtggcacacactcacagacatacACATCCACACATACACGCATTCAGACAGTGCCCGTCTTCAGTGACTTTCAGCAGTGTGCGTGCATATAGGGGCGTCTCTCTCCTAAGTGTCCAGTGCCCAAGAAATACTCTATTATGGGATATTCAAGTGTGATTATCAATCATAATCCAGACCTATGATAGAGATATGTCTAGTTTATTGTCTGTCATCAGGGCAGTTTGTTGTGATTGTTGTGATTGGTAGAATGGAACAGTTGGCCAATCAGATGATTTTAGGTGAGTTAATGGCGAATTGGCTAAATTGAGCAAAAAGTGTTGAGTTTGAAGCATGAAAATGATCTAGCACATTAATTTTAATGGCCTTACATTAAGGTATTTCTGGGTAATCGTATCAGTAGGATTagtaaaattgtgtttaattgcAACAATAAACGTGAATTGACTCATAAACACAAGTTAACGgtcacaaatgtataaaaacccAATAAAAACTGCTCAGCGTCACTTGGTGCGCATGTGCGTTCTACAGCCTATATGCTAATTTGCTTAAGCCCCGCCTTCTGCATTCAGCCCGCCTCCTCATATAAAAGCTCTGGAATTGGACACACATGCAGAGATGAGAGATCTGAACCAGCTTGAGGGTTCCTGAACTGCTTTTTTTTATCCGATACACGATTACAGACGACATGCTTTCATAAGTGTATTTTTCAAATGAcagataaataaattcaaattaaaaaccaTCATAAAATTCGCAATCTGGAAGTTTAGTGGGACTTTCCAGTCTGAGAACTTCAAAGCAGACGTTGTTCTAGATCAACTGTTCAACCGAATGACTTGACCACTGAAAGTCCGTTTATCGCAGACAAAAAACAATCACATCAAGCATAATCTCTGAATTTGAACGCAAAAACTGTTAGAGGATGTTGTTAGAGTTAGTGTTAAGCTGTGAAGAGTCTGTACTGTTTTACAGTTCCTCAAACCGAAATGTCCTGCAGACAACGGACCCCATGGGATCCAAAGGAATTCCAGCCTCATCTGGCACTTTGATTGGCTGATAATTTTTCCTGGAGCTTGAAAGGGTGGTTAACTACAACCATGTAATTCCGTACTGCAGTAGGGGAAGGATTCAAGTATGTTGCCCTTTCTCGCATGGAATGATGAAATGTCTGATACTCAACCTTGAAAGGAAGAAAAATTATAACTTAAGTGCAAAGCGCAAGTGCAATAATGATTCTTCCCCAAAGCGAGAATCTGTTGTTTTGACAGAAAAGGTGAGGCTGACGTCTCCCGGTCAGGGAGATGCCATGAAAAACTTGGCACTCTTTTAATCCTAAATAAGGCCAGAGTGAGAGGAGTCAGAACTGAGGCGGGAAGTTCAGTGGCTCCGCCCTAAATGCTATGTTCTATGTGTAACAAAGGGTTCACCATGAAATGCTCCAGCACCATGCAGACCAGTTTTGAGATGTTCATCTCTGTGAAAACCAGACTTAGGACTATCTGCCGTACAGGTCATCAGGGTAATCTCGGCTCCTGCTTTCACTGTAGCTATGttcattgttattgttgttgctatGGTTGGACATATTCAAACCGCTCGGGGATGGGTGGTGCTGCACATCATCAACTTGACGATCGCCAAACAAGTCCATCTCAACAATAGGAGATGCCCTCGGAAACTCAGAACGAGTTGTATACTGTGATGGAAGTGGGACACCACTCGAGCCTGAAGGCCCAGGAGCTTCTATTGAGTCTACCAATGGTTCAGTGTGAAAAAGAGTGGAAATACCGAGTCCAGCAGGCATTTCCGAGGTTGGGTTTCCCACCTGAGTCGTCCTGACCGAGGTCTGTGAGCCACGGTGAATCCGATGACTGACCACGATGTTGTTTCCAAAGCCACCCATAGAGGCCATAGTAGTGCTGCGTTCCCGCTGGACCACGGCCGTCATTCCTCCTTCTGCCATTAGGCGGCGAATCCGAGACAGCGCGTCCTCTCCCGGGCCGGGCTCGGCGGCTGACTCCACTAGGAAAAACCAGACAGAACAGTGAGATGCTCATATCAGAtaacagcaaaacaaacaaaagatttcAGATTGCGTTAAATATTCCTTCCTGTAGCACAAACAGTAAAGCACAGCGGTAGCAACGCCAATGttatgggtttgatttccagggagAGCAAGAACTGATCAAACGTATACTTTAAATGCAGTGTAAGTCAATTTGTATAAAACAGTCTGCCAAATCCATGCacgtatatttaaaaaaagaaacaaatacataaaaatcagaaaatggaAATTTGTTTTATGGAAATCTATTCAGAAATTTTGCTGAACGATCCAATTTCAATGGCTGCTACAACAACTTGTTGAAACAAATTTTGCTATATTGCTGCACAAACATTAGTGGGCAGAAATACttgacattatttatataatttttatgtttgttgctTGCTGACAAACCctggaacaataaaaaaaagcagaattaTGACAAGGaacaacttatttatttactgagtTTTCAACTCAGGAGTTTTAAGTAATGTGAacctataataatattatttcataaataatattttttgggggtTGCATCCatcaagttaaaaagaaaaaaagaaaaataatcacttaAGATGAAGCACcttttgtttttgatgtattaAATCCACTAGATTATCCAAAAACACCCaggttatttaaaacaaaaataaatacaataatatttatttaaattaaaaatataattgcattgaATTATCAGCAAAATTATGTTACGATCatgatatgaaattaaatatacagtgaaataagattttttgttaatgataaaaaaaaacaacaacaacagtcttAGCAAGTTATCTATTAACTCCCCATGTGTGCACACTGGGTCTCCTTAAATCAAGAAAACAAGGGCGCAGATTTAATTAGACCAGCTAACAGCAGGTTATAAAGCACTTGAAACAGTAATAACAGTGTAAAGCCCTCAGCAGGACACAACACAGATCTCAGAGAGATCAGTTCAATCAGTTTCACTACATTACCTGTGTCCGACGAGGGAGGAAGAGACAGGACGAGAAAGAGTGAGACAAAGCAGTTACCGTGATATGTGGCGGGCAAGTTGGTCCGGTTCAGCGATCCCTCTGAAACCGTTGCCTGAACcggtgtgtgtgacagtgtgtgtgtcgTCTCTGAGTGTGCATGTCCCTCAGTGCTGGTGCTGGCTGTCTGAACCGCTGCAAGAGTAACACATTTTGCAGCTCTGAGTGGACATAATCAATATTACTTAATGTGGTTTCAGAGAAATGAACTGGGGCGTTATAGATATCCGTTAGAATCACCGTggccttgagcaagacacttcactgcaggtttttttttttttagcattagtgTCATTACATCTGGGCCATATATATCGaatattcaaaatgattttgctggcagtataaaaataagaaatcttATTATACTGATTATGTGGTTATTAGGTATCCTAAAACTATTAATAAGTTCAATTTATTAAATTGAATCAGTTAAAACAGTCCACTTCaatgaatcaaatcaaaattattcaatttactcaatgttcacagaagaaaatcaAGTGAATGAGGTATTTCCATgcattaaaatcttttattttagtaaaaatatatagaagATCTGGAGTTTAACatcacatttaatattataaataataaaaaaaaaagtgtcagggtttaaaaaaaaaaaaaaatacaatgaaagttaTGCAAAAAACCTTTGGTGCATGTGTCATGAAAGCAAAAAGGggtcaaacatgtttttttactgtatattcttgattttaaaaaaagtggattttgtgcaaattacatttatacaaatgTCTTACTGTGTCTGGATGTGTGTGCGCTCTGGAAGGGGCTGGCTGCAGGaagttctctctctgtctgcgtCTCGGCATTCTGCAGTCGCACTACTGGTGTCTGCGTCCCCTGTGAAGTCACAGAAGGGGCGGCCTGACGCGGCTGCAGGCCAATAGCATTCATAAGACCCATGTCTCGGTCAAATCGCCAGCCGGACCTGCTGGTGCTGTAAGAAATAAACACAGATGAGCATTTCTGGATCTATGACTATGACAAGCTGTGACTTCAGATTCAGCTCATTTCTGACCCTGGGCGCTCCACTCCGCGGGTTCGGCTGCTGCTGCTGACGGTAAACAAAGAATCCGAGTTCAGATCCGCCGGACTGTCTCCATCACTGCGGAAATCACTGAcaacaaaacagatattttagacTTCATTCTTCATCTTGTTTACACACCTAAGTAAATGGCTACGGATGATTCATTTGGCGATGGCTGATTATACAgtatcccacttattacacagcaaatatataaataaacaaatggacGTTAAATATCATAGTTTATCATGCAGAGTGATACAATCCATCAATCTTGCACACCAATGTAGGGCATCCGTTGAATCAGAGCACGGTTGATTATACAGTTCAGCATCATTATACAAAAACAGTTGATTGTAgaatggccaatcagaatcaagtattccaaagAACCATGCAGATCTCAGATTGTGCATTTAAGACCAATAATACACCCAGACTTGACCAAATTACAAAACTGAACAACTGAATTGCAAAGAAGAAATGGAATTATTGTGACGTACTCCATCTGTCCGTGTGGACTCTGATCTGATTATAAAGCCATCAGATTGGAGGAGAATTCCTTGAAAGCGATGAGCTGCAAAATTCATGGAGCGCAGGGGTAATGTGGCTTTTAACcttgttaaaaaacaataattgctTCTTTCCAGTCGAACACCAGAGTTTCCTGCCACTAATGAAGAAGGTAATCTAATGAAAGGCGGCTTCAGGTAACATGGTTGTTTATCTAAAGTCCATGTATCTGAAAACTGACACTGATCTGGGATCAGGAACTCGCTTGACTATTCAATCGTTGAAGATCAACTGCTGACAGACAGGTAATGAATCAACTTTGGCATGTTTAACTCAGCAAGTCAATATTGACACAGGCTCTGGAACACGTCTAGGGAAATTACTGGTTGTAAAAATTACTGGTTCATTGCGCTGATAAACCGTGTTTGGTTTATCTGCAATATCCATGGCTACTGTGCTTCACGGTGGcacttgttttgtttgtcttgctGGGTGGTGTGGCATACTGGTAAAAGATCTGGGCTGGAAGCCATAAAGTTACTGGTAGCATCCCAAGTAGAAGCGATTCACAAACTATCATTATCACTTGCTCTGTTGAAAAACCTAGAAGCTAGCTAGAGGAAATATTTTAAGGTATCATAGTCATGTTAGATATGAGAGAAAtggtgaatatttaatattaattaatcaaaaataaatgacaaaccactgttcaaaagtatggggaCAGTACTGTGTTTTGGAaagcaattaatacttttattcagagggatgcattaaatagatcaaaagtagTAAAgtagtttataatgttacaaaatatttctatttcaaagaaatgctgttcttttgtttcttgagcaggatatcagcatattagaatgatagagtaatgatgctgaaaattcaatttgaTGTtataggaataaaataaattttaaaatatacaagttattttaaattgtaacaatatgtcttatatattattgtatttattgcatttttaccaTATGCAGCCATGGCGAGCACATGTATAGTAGCAATAAAAATTGTAGAGGTGATTATATTACCCAAAATTTTTTGTGATGTATTTTCATACTAAAATTCCATGCTATAAGCAACAACATGTTAACTCAAACTGTTAAAAATCAGTTAGTTGCAGTCTATATAATTGGTCACTTATGAGATTctatttcagttaggatgcttcCTTAGcaggcagctgcctatgtagaaaACCAGCATGGCAGCTCAATAGGTTTTGAAGCTACTGTTTCCTTAATATTATGTTATGcataatataatgcataataatttgtaatatgcTATGGATAAAAACTTTTAGTTTTGTGGCGCCGATGGTCCAACATTTAGCGCCGTTGCGCTTCGGGCGTCCCGAGTTTGAGTTCTTTCCCGATCCCAACCCCCTCTCTCTAACCCACTCCGCTTCCTCTCGACCTACTgccctaattaaataaaaaagggcaTAAAACgccaaaaaacattcaaatttgcTAAGGACTAAAGATGCATGTGGACCGGATAGTCTGCTTGGTGATTGTTGTTTCAGCCGGATGTTTACTTACACTGGCCTGCAGATGACCAGGTCACCTTTATTGGTTCCGTAGGCCAATCCCATGCCTGGCTCTGGAAGCCACCGGGCTGAGTTAATACTGACGTGTCTCCTCTGGTCTGGAGCCATGGGGTACACCACATTAAACATCATCTGCAGGGTGCCAGGAGAAAGCAGACcatcaaaaaaagttttagtCACAGTACTGTCTCACTTTTTATGGCTTATTAGCTTTGGTGggtctatgaaaaaaaaactcactttaaataccagtttatgttataaaaaaaatcatattttacattactgCAGACatctttgttttataaaaaaaaaaaaagaatggcatttTCAAACTCTTACTCTAATGGAGGTCTCTCCTCCGTGTGGCTGCTGTAGACGAAACACTTGTGCCACCATGTGGTCGGTGGTGGGATGGAGCAGGATCCGCCTGGAGGCCAGTCCCACCATCACATAGCAGCCCATAGGTGAAAGACTCACAGAGATCGCATTTGGACCTGAAATGCAGgttaaaaacaaaactcaaaaacaaaaatcaaataaaaataaaaaaaaaaaaaaaaaaaccaaaaaaaaaaaaaaaaacggaatgcTCAGAGTGTTACTGCAAAAATGAGCTGCTGAGTTACTGTTCGACAGCACCGACCAAATCTCTTGGTGTACAGCATTTCTCCCAGGTTATGGGGAGCGAGGGAGTAGACGGCTAGGATGCCTTCATCCGCAAAACCCCGTTGGCTGCTGGGAATGAACACGGCCAGCAGCTGCCCGTCGGCTGAAATATCACAGCTGGCATCGTTGTAGATCTTGCAGTGAGGAACGAGCACATTCACAGTGGCTAAGATGAAAacgaaaaatatatatattttgtatatttctgaAGAAATTAAACAAGTGAAGCAAGCTACCTATATTCCGATAATGTCATGTGGATTATGTGTGCAAAAactccagaaaaataaaaataaataaacaatagtaTTCAGAAGAATGTAGTACCATTACTGATCTCTGGAAGGTCAAACTTGGTGAAATCCCACCACTGCAGCCTATAGGTGGTATTGGCAATGTTACTGGCCACAGCTGACTGCCCATCACCTATAGATGCACCTGCAACAGAGCATTATGGGTAGATCTATTTAATTATCTTCAGTTTGTTTAAATTCCCTATCCTCGTGTTTCTGACATTATGGGATAAAAATGATTGAAAGTGCTTcgtaaattaaacaaaacaagaaagatgTGAAACGAAATGACAAGAAATAGAAAATCTGCTTGTTGTACCTGCTAATACTCTGTTAATGGAGGAGTGAGTGGCCAGGCCTGACTGACCCCTCTCATGGAAGAGTCCAGCGTAAGGCAAGTACTCTGGTAACAGGAACCTTTCAGACAAAAATACCAAGAAcatatacattaataaaacaaactatatatattatatatttctgaaaaagctctgaaatctgaattaatttattaattcatctaAAGAAAGaaaccaccaaaaacaaaaacatcatcacagaatgatattttatataccagtattttttattatttttgtttactctTTACTCGGGACacttatattcaagtgtttaaggtcaataagatttaaaaaaaaaaaatgaatacttttattcagcaaggacgcattatgTTGATcacaagtaacagtaaagacatgtataatgttacatgCAATGTTAAATGTCACATATGACACTAACCGTGGGACAAAGCGCCCAAGAGAGGGGGCTGACATTCGAGCGTTGCGGGGCATTCTGTGTCTTGTCCTGTCTCCGGGCTCCCTGTGACCGAGAGCGAAAAGAAATATTGAACACTTACTCTTAATCCAAAACCACTGCGATGAACACAGGATTTATAAAACTGTAATTGCAATCGTACAGTAATACagatgtatgtatgcatgcatgagtGAGGATGCAATGAGTTTTATCAGACTCACTCGATGTCCTCATAGTCTCCATCACTGGCCTCTGGTGGCATGGAGGAGGGGTTGTTTGACTGGCTGTCGGCTTGAGAGTTTGAGAGCGTCCGCAGGCGATTCTGAAGGGAACGCTGGCGTATGCTTTCTCTCCGAGACAGATACTGGATCATTCTCTGAGCATAGTAAGCAGCGGGAGACAGCCTGAGGAGATGTGGAAGAGAAAGAGTTTTCAACTCTGAAGTTAAAGTCCAATAATCAGCTTTGACTTTGTACACATAGGCTTTCGAACAGGTACCTGGCAGGATCTGGGTATATGGGATGATCTCTGGAGCCAGACATATCATATCGAGAGAATGGAAACAGTGACGATTCCAACAACCTCCTGAAGAGGAAACAAATAAGTTACAGGAAAGACAAATGGAAAAGTGCGGTGACATTTACCATTGTTCGGGGATATTTGCTGACAAAATCCAATAATTTCAAGAGGAATTCTTCCCCACCTCCTGAGTGAGTCCTCGTCCGGATTATCAACAGGCACCTCTGGGTTTAAGGCGTCTTGTGTTGCCTCAGAAGCAGCGCTTGCTGTTGGTTGGCGGTACACACTTTCCCACTGCCCCGTCTCCTGATTGTACACCAGACCCATAGGCTGCTGGCCCTGTAGACCAGAGGAGGCCTCGCCCAACTCCATGGGCCTCATCTCAGGGGCCTGGGCCTCCACTCGTGCAGCCTGAGCTGGGTCCTCAAATGGAGGCATTGAAAGCGGCCATGATGGTCCGTcttgtgaagaagaagaagaagaagaggtcTGACCGGAACGTTCCCAGCGCTGAGTGTCGTGGTTGAAGGTGAGGAGGTTGTGGCACGAACGGCAACGATTAGGGTGGTTTTGAGCGGGGCCAGCGACCGTGCCTCCGTTTCCAGTGTGCGATGAGCTGTTGTGCGAAGGCCCAGGACGTTCTGTGTCCATACCACTGTTGAGGAGCTCCTGCATGGGTCCCGGTCCACCCGGCACCTCTCGGCTGCCACCGGGTCGCTCCAATTCCTGCATTCGCTCGTATTCCATAAAGTAACGGCTCAGGTTGCACTGCAGGACATTGCGTATGGAGGCGGGGTTGTTGCGCTGGGTGTTGTCATAGATGG
This window harbors:
- the LOC109050623 gene encoding activating molecule in BECN1-regulated autophagy protein 1-like gives rise to the protein MAAQNRNSVLILSGRERGARTLGSQQLLQQLVEDRTRWMKWQSQKVELPDNPRSTFLLAFSPDRNLVASTHVNHNIYITDVKTGKCLHSLVGHRRTPWCVTFHPTIPGLVASGCLDGEVRIWDLHGGSESWFTESNVAIASLAFHPSAQLLLIATNNELHFWDWSRPEPFAVVKTASETERVRLVRFDPLGHNLLTAIVNPSNQQNDDDSEVPMDSMEMALFRQRSLLRSPPVRRTPILHNFLHILSSRSSGAQAGDQPRPTPEPREPPSIPRFQYPVRTEPGDRPALQGCTQHLGLGCLCSRCAASRNLFTQNPTGLQPSDSPQPQTQSGPSAFSPTPSQTRTSKDRPSAFSSVFSGAAGNSAHRGLLPLRTIDPLGSQTPSPHEAPGRLPGADWSGSLLSTGHEHGLGAIGVESSAIRGVVPPPRTSSSSMDLLSLHRFPDGSSSSPIYTSATEGRGLVLPGTEPNRGRANDGTSSGHHPIYDNTQRNNPASIRNVLQCNLSRYFMEYERMQELERPGGSREVPGGPGPMQELLNSGMDTERPGPSHNSSSHTGNGGTVAGPAQNHPNRCRSCHNLLTFNHDTQRWERSGQTSSSSSSSQDGPSWPLSMPPFEDPAQAARVEAQAPEMRPMELGEASSGLQGQQPMGLVYNQETGQWESVYRQPTASAASEATQDALNPEVPVDNPDEDSLRRRLLESSLFPFSRYDMSGSRDHPIYPDPARLSPAAYYAQRMIQYLSRRESIRQRSLQNRLRTLSNSQADSQSNNPSSMPPEASDGDYEDIEEPGDRTRHRMPRNARMSAPSLGRFVPRRFLLPEYLPYAGLFHERGQSGLATHSSINRVLAGASIGDGQSAVASNIANTTYRLQWWDFTKFDLPEISNATVNVLVPHCKIYNDASCDISADGQLLAVFIPSSQRGFADEGILAVYSLAPHNLGEMLYTKRFGPNAISVSLSPMGCYVMVGLASRRILLHPTTDHMVAQVFRLQQPHGGETSIRMMFNVVYPMAPDQRRHVSINSARWLPEPGMGLAYGTNKGDLVICRPVDFRSDGDSPADLNSDSLFTVSSSSRTRGVERPGTSRSGWRFDRDMGLMNAIGLQPRQAAPSVTSQGTQTPVVRLQNAETQTERELPAASPFQSAHTSRHTVQTASTSTEGHAHSETTHTLSHTPVQATVSEGSLNRTNLPATYHVESAAEPGPGEDALSRIRRLMAEGGMTAVVQRERSTTMASMGGFGNNIVVSHRIHRGSQTSVRTTQVGNPTSEMPAGLGISTLFHTEPLVDSIEAPGPSGSSGVPLPSQYTTRSEFPRASPIVEMDLFGDRQVDDVQHHPSPSGLNMSNHSNNNNNEHSYSESRSRDYPDDLYGR